The proteins below are encoded in one region of Rana temporaria chromosome 2, aRanTem1.1, whole genome shotgun sequence:
- the LOC120927007 gene encoding protein ALP1-like isoform X2, translating into MSIKSFDELLELLINRLQRMDTYFRNCLPPVERLIITLRYLSTGQSIASLHYSFRIGRSTASYIIRDTCSAIWEVLKPIVFKKTAAEDWEKISQVFWERCNFPNCLGAIDGKHIRIVKPMASGSQYFNYKKYFSFVLMAVADANYCFTYIDIGSYGSSADSAIFGNSSFGQLLRTDGLDLPQNSPLPGTNGPPLPSVFVGDEAFALNTHLLRPYSGHNLNEDKRIFNYRLSRARRVVECAFGILVNKWRVLHTPIVLNMQNAISAVEAACALHNFVRQRDGLDYEEPVHESLERAHWTGVRGNTQGTHVREQYAAYFVSPEGQVPWQLNSI; encoded by the exons atgtccataaaaag CTTTGATGAGTTGCTGGAATTGTTGATCAACAGATTGCAGAGGATGGACACCTACTTCCGCAACTGTCTCCCCCCTGTGGAGCGACTTATCATAACACTGAG gtatCTATCAACTGGACAATCGATTGCAAGTCTGCATTACTCGTTTCGTATTGGAAGATCTACTGCCAGTTATATAATTCGGGACACCTGCAGTGCCATTTGGGAAGTCCTGAAacccattgtgtttaaaaaaacggcagcagaggactgggaAAAAATTTCCCAAGTATTCTGGGAACGCTGTAACTTTCCGAATTGTCTAGGAGCGATCGATGGGAAACACATCAGGATTGTTAAGCCCATGGCTAGTGGGAGCCAGTATTTCAATTATAAGAAATACTTTTCATTCGTCTTAATGGCTGTGGCTGATGCCAATTATTGCTTTACCTATATTGACATTGGTTCCTATGGAAGTAGTGCAGACTCTGCGATTTTTGGGAACTCCTCTTTTGGGCAATTACTTCGAACAGATGGTCTGGACCTTCCACAAAATAGTCCACTCCCGGGCACAAACGGCCCTCCCCTACCAAGTGTCTTTGTGGGTGATGAGGCTTTTGCTCTGAACACACACCTACTTCGGCCTTATTCAGGACATAATCTGAACGAAGACAAACGCATATTCAACTACCGGCTTAGCAGAGCACGCCGCGTAGTTGAGTGTGCTTTTGGAATTTTGGTGAACAAGTGGAGGGTTCTCCACACACCGATTGTGCTCAACATGCAAAATGCCATTAGTGCTGTAGAAGCGGCGTGTGCCTTGCACAATTTTGTCAGGCAGCGCGATGGTCTAGATTACGAGGAGCCAGTCCATGAGTCTCTGGAAAGAGCTCATTGGACTGGTGTACGTGGGAACACACAGGGGACACATGTCCGTGAACAGTATGCGGCATACTTTGTCTCTCCTGAAGGGCAGGTCCCTTGGCAGCTCAATTCCATTTAA
- the LOC120927007 gene encoding protein ALP1-like isoform X1: protein MIPNPNCSGESRKGGNPSTNPLPIFNFIFLYSFDELLELLINRLQRMDTYFRNCLPPVERLIITLRYLSTGQSIASLHYSFRIGRSTASYIIRDTCSAIWEVLKPIVFKKTAAEDWEKISQVFWERCNFPNCLGAIDGKHIRIVKPMASGSQYFNYKKYFSFVLMAVADANYCFTYIDIGSYGSSADSAIFGNSSFGQLLRTDGLDLPQNSPLPGTNGPPLPSVFVGDEAFALNTHLLRPYSGHNLNEDKRIFNYRLSRARRVVECAFGILVNKWRVLHTPIVLNMQNAISAVEAACALHNFVRQRDGLDYEEPVHESLERAHWTGVRGNTQGTHVREQYAAYFVSPEGQVPWQLNSI from the exons atgattccaaacccgaactgttctGGCGAATCccggaaaggtggcaaccctagtaccaaTCCATTGCCaatttttaatttcattttcctTTACAGCTTTGATGAGTTGCTGGAATTGTTGATCAACAGATTGCAGAGGATGGACACCTACTTCCGCAACTGTCTCCCCCCTGTGGAGCGACTTATCATAACACTGAG gtatCTATCAACTGGACAATCGATTGCAAGTCTGCATTACTCGTTTCGTATTGGAAGATCTACTGCCAGTTATATAATTCGGGACACCTGCAGTGCCATTTGGGAAGTCCTGAAacccattgtgtttaaaaaaacggcagcagaggactgggaAAAAATTTCCCAAGTATTCTGGGAACGCTGTAACTTTCCGAATTGTCTAGGAGCGATCGATGGGAAACACATCAGGATTGTTAAGCCCATGGCTAGTGGGAGCCAGTATTTCAATTATAAGAAATACTTTTCATTCGTCTTAATGGCTGTGGCTGATGCCAATTATTGCTTTACCTATATTGACATTGGTTCCTATGGAAGTAGTGCAGACTCTGCGATTTTTGGGAACTCCTCTTTTGGGCAATTACTTCGAACAGATGGTCTGGACCTTCCACAAAATAGTCCACTCCCGGGCACAAACGGCCCTCCCCTACCAAGTGTCTTTGTGGGTGATGAGGCTTTTGCTCTGAACACACACCTACTTCGGCCTTATTCAGGACATAATCTGAACGAAGACAAACGCATATTCAACTACCGGCTTAGCAGAGCACGCCGCGTAGTTGAGTGTGCTTTTGGAATTTTGGTGAACAAGTGGAGGGTTCTCCACACACCGATTGTGCTCAACATGCAAAATGCCATTAGTGCTGTAGAAGCGGCGTGTGCCTTGCACAATTTTGTCAGGCAGCGCGATGGTCTAGATTACGAGGAGCCAGTCCATGAGTCTCTGGAAAGAGCTCATTGGACTGGTGTACGTGGGAACACACAGGGGACACATGTCCGTGAACAGTATGCGGCATACTTTGTCTCTCCTGAAGGGCAGGTCCCTTGGCAGCTCAATTCCATTTAA